The following are encoded together in the Neofelis nebulosa isolate mNeoNeb1 chromosome 9, mNeoNeb1.pri, whole genome shotgun sequence genome:
- the LOC131484280 gene encoding keratin-associated protein 5-1-like — protein sequence MSVCARAPLSLVSACERVCVCVCVCVCVGSIVLGACVCVCVRGLNCPWCECECVSVCVCVCVCVCLCVCGLHCPWCLCVCVCVCVCSIVPGVSVCVCVCVSVSVCRCVFGLRCPWCVCGGGASVSLVYMSVSVRAPLSLVSACERMCVCVCVCVCVSVCVWAPLSLVPVCVCVCVCVCLCVRGLHCPWCECECVSLCVCVCSRTGSTVAVIVTGHESGRAAEAPACDRPGPKAFAQVHRRPRGEQRGLEQRQLLWNLRPSDFPWPLGIKRRWVEGENSRPACTLFGPIRASAVGTREGLPTWPCFWT from the exons atgtctgtgtgtgcgcGGGCTCCATTGTCCTTGGTGTCAgcgtgtgagcgtgtgtgtgtgtgtgtgtgtgtctgtgtgtgtgtgggctcCATTGTCCttggtgcctgtgtgtgtgtgtgtgtgcgcgggcTCAATTGTCCCtggtgtgagtgtgagtgtgtgagtgtatgtgtgtgtgtgtgtgtgtgtgtgtgtttgtgtgtgtgtgggctcCATTGTCCCtggtgcctctgtgtgtgtgtgtgtgtgtgtgtgt GCTCCATTGTCcctggtgtgagtgtgtgtgtgtgtgtgtgtgtgtctgtgtctgtctgtcggTGTGTGTTTGGGCTCCGTTgtccctggtgtgtgtgtggggggggtgcttCAGTGTCCCTGGTATATATGTCTGTGTCTGTGCGGGCTCCATTGTCCCTGGTGTCAGCGTGTgagcgtatgtgtgtgtgtgtctgtgtgtgtgtgtgtgtgtctgtgtgtgtgtgggctcCATTGTCCctggtgcctgtgtgtgtgtgtgtgtgtgtgtgtgtgtgtctgtgtgtgcgcgGGCTCCATTGTCCCtggtgtgagtgtgagtgtgtgagcctgtgtgtgtgtgtgtgctcacgcaCGGGCTCCACTGTTGCCGTAATAGTTACCGGTCACGAGTCGGGAAGAGCTGCTGAGGCCCCTGCATGCGATCGCCCGGGGCCGAAAGCGTTTGCCCAGGTCCACAGGCGCCCGAGAGGAGAACAAAGAGGCCTTGAACAGCGGCAGCTGCTGTGGAATCTGCGCCCGTCAGACTTTCCGTGGCCGCTGGGGATTAAGCGCCGTTGGGTGGAGGGTGAGAATTCCCGGCCGGCGTGCACCCTTTTCGGTCCCATCCGCGCCTCAGCTGTTGGGACGCGTGAAGGCCTGCCCACGTGGCCATGTTTCTGGACGTGA